In one Nocardioides luteus genomic region, the following are encoded:
- a CDS encoding MFS transporter, giving the protein MPADELSGWRRNVATFLAGQTVSLLGSMLVMYAVMWHLTIETRSGSVLMLSLVFGMLPQAFMSIFGGVWADRHHRKFLIMGSDTTIAVATLILAGLMASGIDDLWIIYLALAIRSVFAGIQMPAVTAMIPQIAPESQLLRINGAFQTIQSAMTLLAPALAAVIYANMDIVAVFFIDAITALIGVGLLALVPVARLVRPDQGKVSYFGDLRAGLKYVSTHAHVRWILILFTLVMLMVGAPSYLTPLMVTRTFGDEVWKLTTNELFWGFGMLAGGAAMAALGPKIVHRMRLMVGSVVLIGLLVVGLGVSTNMWVFFVFGLLIGVFFSALSTPAITILQERVAPEMQGRVFGILGIVMSVAMPLSMVVFGPLADQFSVESLLVLAGLLLFLVVAGILAIPGARRSLAEVDLPKEEPAASAPSTPDEDASQGTK; this is encoded by the coding sequence ATGCCCGCCGACGAGCTTTCCGGCTGGAGGCGCAACGTAGCGACCTTCCTCGCCGGCCAGACGGTCTCCCTGCTCGGGTCGATGCTGGTGATGTACGCGGTGATGTGGCACCTCACCATCGAGACCCGCTCCGGGTCCGTGCTGATGCTCAGCCTTGTGTTCGGGATGCTCCCGCAGGCGTTCATGTCGATCTTCGGCGGCGTCTGGGCCGACCGACATCACCGCAAGTTCCTCATCATGGGATCCGACACCACGATCGCGGTCGCGACCCTGATCCTGGCCGGATTGATGGCGAGCGGGATCGACGACCTCTGGATCATCTATCTCGCCCTGGCCATCCGCTCGGTCTTCGCCGGCATCCAGATGCCCGCGGTCACCGCGATGATCCCGCAGATCGCACCGGAGTCTCAGCTGCTCCGCATCAACGGGGCCTTCCAGACCATCCAGTCCGCGATGACGCTCCTGGCTCCGGCACTCGCTGCGGTCATCTACGCCAACATGGACATCGTCGCCGTCTTCTTCATCGACGCGATCACGGCCCTGATCGGCGTCGGGCTGCTCGCCCTTGTCCCGGTCGCCCGTCTCGTACGCCCCGACCAGGGCAAGGTCTCCTACTTCGGCGACCTGCGCGCCGGTCTGAAGTACGTCTCCACCCACGCGCACGTACGTTGGATCCTCATCCTCTTCACGCTGGTCATGCTGATGGTCGGTGCACCGTCCTATCTCACCCCGCTGATGGTCACCCGTACCTTCGGCGACGAGGTCTGGAAGCTCACCACCAACGAGCTGTTCTGGGGTTTCGGCATGCTCGCCGGCGGCGCCGCGATGGCCGCCCTCGGACCCAAGATCGTCCACCGCATGCGCCTGATGGTTGGATCCGTCGTCCTCATCGGGCTGCTGGTCGTCGGACTCGGCGTCTCCACCAACATGTGGGTGTTCTTCGTCTTCGGGCTGCTCATCGGAGTGTTCTTCTCCGCGCTCAGCACGCCAGCGATCACCATCCTGCAGGAGCGCGTGGCACCCGAGATGCAGGGACGTGTCTTCGGCATCCTCGGGATCGTCATGTCGGTCGCCATGCCGCTGTCCATGGTCGTCTTCGGTCCGCTCGCGGACCAGTTCTCGGTCGAGTCCCTGCTCGTGCTCGCCGGTCTCCTCCTCTTCCTGGTGGTGGCCGGGATCCTCGCGATCCCCGGTGCCCGCCGTTCTCTCGCCGAGGTCGACCTCCCGAAGGAGGAGCCGGCCGCCTCTGCCCCGAGCACGCCGGACGAGGACGCATCACAGGGCACCAAATGA
- a CDS encoding siderophore-interacting protein — protein sequence MGFDEGRKLKGLYAAEVLHNKQVTPHMVRLTLVGDDLRRFPQRGFDQWFRLFLPRPGGEATNFDVVPEKLGTIDYLKYIRHGDRPPLRNYTVREHRPELGEMDVDFVVHGDIGIAGPWARTAQPGEQVVLMDQGTGFDFASDASFHLLVGDESALPAILGILRDMPRDARGLAVIEIPDMADVQDVSGPDGVDVRWLPRGDSADRPGTLAIAEVQAFMPEEPATLSAYLVGERTIPAEGRRHLVSLGVPKSRITFVGYWRIGKAQA from the coding sequence ATGGGATTCGACGAAGGTCGGAAGCTGAAGGGTCTGTACGCCGCCGAGGTGCTGCACAACAAGCAGGTCACCCCGCACATGGTGCGGCTCACCCTGGTCGGCGACGACCTGCGGCGCTTCCCGCAGCGTGGCTTCGACCAGTGGTTCCGGCTGTTCCTGCCGCGGCCGGGTGGTGAGGCCACCAACTTCGACGTGGTGCCCGAGAAGCTCGGGACGATCGACTACCTCAAGTACATCAGGCATGGTGACCGGCCGCCGCTACGCAACTACACCGTGCGCGAGCACCGGCCCGAGCTCGGTGAGATGGACGTCGACTTCGTCGTCCACGGCGACATCGGGATCGCCGGCCCGTGGGCGCGTACGGCACAGCCCGGCGAGCAGGTCGTGCTCATGGACCAGGGCACCGGCTTCGACTTCGCCTCGGACGCCTCGTTCCACCTGCTCGTCGGCGACGAGTCGGCTCTCCCTGCGATCCTGGGGATCCTCCGGGACATGCCCCGCGACGCTCGAGGGCTGGCGGTCATCGAGATCCCGGACATGGCCGACGTCCAGGACGTCTCCGGGCCGGACGGGGTCGACGTGCGGTGGCTGCCGCGCGGCGATTCCGCCGATCGCCCCGGGACGCTGGCGATCGCCGAGGTGCAGGCGTTCATGCCCGAGGAGCCGGCCACGCTCTCCGCCTATCTCGTCGGCGAGCGGACGATCCCCGCCGAAGGACGCCGTCACCTGGTGTCCCTCGGCGTCCCGAAGTCGCGGATCACGTTCGTCGGCTACTGGCGGATCGGCAAGGCTCAAGCGTAA
- a CDS encoding Nramp family divalent metal transporter yields MSQAARTETSETPRWRILGPGLVVAATGVGAADLVATLIAGSKYGYALLWAVVVGCVLKVVLVEGAGRYSLATGETIFQGWRRLGIWTTIYFGPYIVIWGFIYGAAAMAGTGLSLAALFSFASVKFWGILSGLIGIAIVWTGRYGLFEKFLAGLVGIMFVTMVGAALVTLPNLPELLTGLVPTIPEGSLVNILSVAGGVGGTITLAAYGYWLREKGWHTPKFMRVMRIDNTTAYVVTGIFVVATLIVGAELLYSAQIAIGTGDQGMLDLSKVLADRYGTWFGKLFLIGFWAAAMSSLVGVWNGVSLMFADFMGTIRGKADEAEAKSGGLWYRAYILWLTFPPMIWLLLADEPAWLILIYGVLGAFFMPFLAITLLWLLNTGHTPAEWRNKWVSNIGLIICALLFAWLAFDQVRTSITDLLG; encoded by the coding sequence ATGTCACAAGCAGCGAGGACAGAGACGTCTGAAACCCCACGCTGGCGGATCCTGGGTCCTGGCCTCGTCGTGGCCGCGACCGGTGTCGGCGCCGCTGACCTGGTCGCCACCCTGATCGCCGGCAGCAAGTACGGCTACGCCCTGCTCTGGGCGGTCGTCGTCGGCTGCGTGCTGAAGGTCGTGCTCGTCGAGGGCGCGGGGCGCTACAGCCTGGCCACCGGCGAGACGATCTTCCAGGGCTGGCGGCGTCTGGGCATCTGGACGACGATCTACTTCGGCCCCTACATCGTCATCTGGGGCTTCATCTACGGCGCCGCCGCGATGGCCGGCACCGGCCTCTCCCTGGCCGCGCTGTTCTCGTTCGCCTCGGTGAAGTTCTGGGGCATCCTCTCCGGCCTGATCGGCATCGCGATCGTGTGGACCGGCCGCTACGGCCTCTTCGAGAAGTTTCTGGCCGGCCTGGTGGGGATCATGTTCGTGACCATGGTCGGCGCCGCTCTCGTCACGCTGCCCAACCTTCCCGAGCTCCTCACCGGCCTCGTCCCGACCATCCCCGAGGGCTCCCTGGTCAACATCCTCTCGGTCGCCGGCGGCGTCGGCGGCACGATCACCCTCGCCGCCTACGGCTACTGGCTGCGCGAGAAGGGCTGGCACACCCCGAAGTTCATGCGCGTCATGCGGATCGACAACACCACCGCGTACGTCGTCACCGGCATCTTCGTGGTCGCCACCCTCATCGTGGGTGCCGAGCTGCTCTACTCGGCCCAGATCGCGATCGGCACCGGCGACCAGGGCATGCTCGACCTGTCCAAGGTCCTCGCCGACCGCTACGGCACCTGGTTCGGCAAGCTCTTCCTGATCGGCTTCTGGGCTGCGGCGATGTCGTCCCTCGTCGGCGTCTGGAACGGCGTCAGCCTGATGTTCGCCGACTTCATGGGCACCATCCGCGGCAAGGCGGACGAGGCCGAGGCCAAGAGCGGCGGCCTCTGGTACCGCGCCTACATCCTCTGGCTCACCTTCCCGCCGATGATCTGGCTCCTGCTGGCCGACGAGCCCGCCTGGCTCATCCTCATCTACGGAGTCCTGGGCGCGTTCTTCATGCCGTTCCTGGCGATCACTCTGCTCTGGCTGCTCAACACCGGCCATACCCCGGCGGAGTGGCGCAACAAGTGGGTCTCCAACATCGGCCTCATCATCTGCGCCCTCCTCTTCGCCTGGCTCGCCTTCGACCAGGTACGCACCTCCATCACCGACCTCCTCGGCTGA
- a CDS encoding RNA polymerase sigma factor codes for MSDATRAVEAIWRIESARIVGALARYTGDFALAEDAAQEALAEALASWPRDGQPANPVGWLMTTAKRRAIDTIRRAGVQREKYEAIAHDQDEAYADDLDVERIDDDVLALMFVSCHPVLSKEARVALTLRVVGGLSSEEIARAFLVPVPTIQARITRAKKTIAAAKVPFEVPSPDERRERLAGVLNVLYLIFTEGSTATSGEDLIRTDLAREARRLTRVLIGVLPDEPEAYGLLALMELTASRFPARTDAAGHPVLLEEQDRTRWDQGAIRRGRAALEQATPRGLGPYGLQAAIAATHAAADSVETTDWERIIVLYEALGRIAPNPIVDLNRAVAVAMAHGPMRALQIVDRIAEDKRLDHTHLLPTVRGELLRRLGRTVEAREELERAAAMCTNERERAVLRQKVADLP; via the coding sequence ATGAGTGACGCGACGCGCGCCGTCGAGGCGATCTGGCGAATCGAGTCCGCCCGCATCGTCGGCGCGCTCGCGCGCTACACCGGCGACTTCGCCCTCGCCGAGGACGCGGCGCAGGAGGCGCTCGCCGAGGCGCTGGCCTCCTGGCCACGCGACGGCCAGCCCGCCAACCCGGTCGGCTGGCTGATGACCACCGCCAAGCGGCGGGCGATCGACACGATCCGCCGCGCCGGCGTCCAGCGGGAGAAGTACGAGGCCATCGCCCACGACCAGGACGAGGCGTACGCCGACGACCTGGACGTCGAGCGGATCGACGACGACGTCCTCGCGCTGATGTTCGTCTCCTGCCACCCGGTGCTGTCCAAGGAGGCCCGGGTGGCCCTCACCCTCCGGGTCGTCGGCGGTCTCAGCAGCGAGGAGATCGCCCGGGCCTTCCTGGTGCCGGTGCCGACGATCCAGGCCCGGATCACCCGCGCCAAGAAGACGATCGCGGCCGCGAAGGTGCCCTTCGAGGTCCCGTCGCCCGACGAGCGTCGGGAGCGGCTCGCCGGGGTGCTCAACGTCCTCTACCTGATCTTCACCGAGGGCTCCACCGCCACCTCCGGCGAGGATCTGATCCGCACCGACCTCGCCCGTGAGGCACGCAGGCTGACCCGCGTGCTGATCGGCGTGCTGCCCGACGAGCCGGAGGCGTACGGGCTGCTCGCGCTCATGGAGCTGACCGCCTCCCGCTTCCCGGCGCGCACCGATGCCGCCGGTCACCCGGTCCTTCTCGAGGAGCAGGACCGCACCCGCTGGGACCAGGGCGCCATCCGCCGCGGCCGGGCGGCATTGGAGCAGGCGACCCCACGAGGCCTCGGCCCCTATGGCCTGCAGGCCGCGATCGCGGCCACCCACGCCGCCGCCGACTCGGTGGAGACCACCGACTGGGAGCGGATCATCGTCCTCTACGAGGCGCTGGGCCGCATCGCGCCCAACCCGATCGTCGACCTCAACCGCGCCGTGGCGGTGGCGATGGCCCACGGGCCGATGCGAGCGCTGCAGATCGTCGACCGGATCGCCGAGGACAAGCGGCTCGACCACACCCATCTCCTGCCGACCGTACGCGGCGAGCTGCTGCGCCGGCTCGGCCGAACCGTCGAGGCCCGCGAGGAGCTGGAGCGGGCGGCAGCGATGTGCACCAACGAGCGCGAGCGTGCCGTCCTCCGGCAAAAAGTCGCTGATCTTCCCTAA
- a CDS encoding YciI family protein — MPKYMLIWRTVDEDKMNAAMSEIPFEEMLEKMGRINDELIKAGVLLAMEGLDPEEHTVVTYADADQPVVTDGPYGETKELFGGFYLISVASKEEAIEWAKRIGYFPGSAVEIRRVPTIDEFPQDNPWIQQELEWRTKNGQL, encoded by the coding sequence ATGCCGAAGTACATGCTGATCTGGCGCACCGTCGACGAGGACAAGATGAACGCCGCGATGTCCGAGATCCCCTTCGAGGAGATGCTCGAGAAGATGGGCCGGATCAACGACGAGCTCATCAAGGCCGGCGTGCTGCTCGCCATGGAGGGCCTGGACCCCGAGGAGCACACCGTCGTCACCTACGCCGACGCCGACCAGCCGGTGGTCACCGACGGCCCCTACGGCGAGACCAAGGAGCTCTTCGGAGGCTTCTACCTGATCTCTGTCGCCTCGAAGGAGGAGGCCATCGAGTGGGCCAAGCGCATCGGCTACTTCCCCGGCTCGGCCGTCGAGATCCGCCGGGTGCCCACGATCGACGAGTTTCCGCAGGACAACCCGTGGATCCAGCAGGAGCTCGAATGGCGCACCAAGAACGGGCAGCTCTGA
- a CDS encoding LLM class flavin-dependent oxidoreductase, with amino-acid sequence MKISLWPNLVFPTADILAEAQAADQAGWYGVWVADHYMPNTGTEEVDDGPMHEVWGILPALAATTQNVRIGPLVSPTTIHHPALLANRSATIDHIAGGRFVLGMGAGWQINEHKAYGIDLPGAKVLVDRFEEAIEITRSLLDKPRTTFEGTHFQLTDAPCEPKPVASPLPILVGAKGPRMLRVVARHADEWNTWGTPESAGAVRAKLLEACEQVGRDPSTIRTTANLMLDLDGANPGFARTQTGSAGELQDFVGQYVEAGFDEFILPTWNLGKTGAERIERAAQLKAEVLDPAL; translated from the coding sequence GTGAAGATCTCGCTGTGGCCCAACCTCGTCTTCCCCACCGCTGACATCCTCGCCGAGGCGCAGGCGGCCGACCAGGCCGGTTGGTACGGCGTCTGGGTCGCCGACCACTACATGCCCAACACCGGCACCGAGGAGGTCGACGACGGGCCGATGCACGAGGTCTGGGGGATCCTGCCGGCGCTGGCCGCGACCACCCAGAACGTACGCATCGGGCCCCTCGTCTCGCCGACGACCATCCACCACCCGGCGCTGCTCGCGAACCGCTCCGCGACCATCGACCACATCGCCGGCGGCCGCTTCGTGCTCGGCATGGGGGCCGGGTGGCAGATCAACGAGCACAAGGCCTACGGCATCGACCTGCCGGGCGCGAAGGTGCTCGTCGACCGGTTCGAGGAGGCCATCGAGATCACCCGGTCGCTGCTCGACAAGCCGCGTACGACGTTCGAGGGGACCCACTTCCAGCTCACCGACGCGCCGTGCGAGCCGAAGCCGGTGGCCTCGCCGCTGCCGATCCTGGTCGGCGCCAAGGGCCCGCGGATGCTGCGGGTCGTCGCCCGTCACGCCGACGAGTGGAACACCTGGGGCACGCCCGAGAGCGCCGGTGCGGTCCGGGCCAAGCTCCTGGAAGCCTGCGAGCAGGTGGGGCGTGACCCGTCCACGATCAGGACGACCGCGAACCTCATGCTCGATCTCGACGGCGCGAACCCGGGCTTCGCCAGGACCCAGACCGGCTCGGCCGGTGAGCTGCAGGACTTCGTCGGGCAGTACGTCGAGGCCGGCTTCGACGAGTTCATCCTGCCGACGTGGAACCTCGGGAAGACCGGTGCCGAGCGGATCGAGCGCGCCGCCCAGCTCAAGGCCGAGGTGCTCGACCCGGCTCTCTAG
- a CDS encoding nicotianamine synthase family protein, whose protein sequence is MNPGAFEAVDERLVSTLDDLLAQQSLAPGIVVNALFNRLVTAVLSVPESAADSVLAALPPSRSPAAFRSVASAGEHALERVWADRISRAADPAETFSRFPYRENYRLLVEMELQAVRRQGTDPRHVLLLGSGPLPLTALCLAEHGIAVHCVDHDPEAIRLSSAAFGRLGAAGVTFEHAEAAAATPPRPVDVVLLAGLVGSDDAAKADVLGKAVTHLAPGGLVLARSARGLRTLLYPRVGPAALAGLTVVAEANPEVDAPGTDVINSAILARPREPGRAPRP, encoded by the coding sequence GTGAATCCGGGAGCGTTCGAAGCAGTCGACGAACGCCTGGTCTCCACCCTCGACGACCTGCTCGCCCAGCAGTCGCTGGCGCCCGGCATCGTCGTCAACGCCCTCTTCAACCGGCTGGTGACCGCGGTGCTGAGCGTGCCCGAGTCGGCCGCCGACTCCGTGCTGGCGGCGCTGCCGCCGTCGCGTTCTCCCGCGGCCTTCCGGTCGGTGGCCTCCGCCGGCGAGCACGCGCTCGAGCGGGTCTGGGCCGACCGGATTTCGCGCGCGGCCGACCCCGCGGAGACCTTCTCCCGCTTTCCCTACCGCGAGAACTACCGGCTCCTCGTGGAGATGGAGCTGCAGGCCGTACGCCGCCAGGGCACCGACCCGCGGCACGTCCTGCTCCTCGGCTCGGGGCCACTGCCCCTGACCGCGCTCTGCCTGGCCGAGCACGGCATCGCGGTGCACTGCGTCGACCACGATCCGGAGGCCATCCGGCTCTCCTCCGCCGCCTTCGGGCGCCTGGGCGCCGCCGGGGTGACGTTCGAGCACGCCGAGGCCGCGGCCGCCACCCCACCGCGACCCGTCGACGTGGTGCTCCTCGCCGGGCTGGTCGGATCCGACGACGCCGCGAAGGCCGACGTGCTCGGCAAGGCGGTCACCCACCTCGCCCCGGGCGGGCTCGTCCTGGCGCGGAGCGCCCGGGGGCTGCGTACGCTGCTCTATCCGCGGGTCGGCCCCGCGGCGCTGGCCGGTCTGACCGTGGTGGCCGAGGCCAACCCCGAGGTCGACGCCCCCGGGACCGACGTGATCAACAGCGCCATCCTGGCCCGGCCTAGAGAGCCGGGTCGAGCACCTCGGCCTTGA
- a CDS encoding YciI family protein, producing MKYVILIHSNPQPWGHPTGDFIPELQSLPQEAREKLNAAFEGIMEELAANGELLGGQPLADPASARLYRWDAGEPVVTDGPYSEAKEHLAGFFLIDVESQERAEEVVRSFSGPGETVELRPVATY from the coding sequence ATGAAGTACGTCATCCTCATCCACTCCAACCCGCAGCCCTGGGGCCACCCGACCGGGGATTTCATCCCCGAGCTCCAGTCCTTGCCGCAGGAGGCCAGGGAGAAGCTCAACGCGGCCTTCGAGGGGATCATGGAGGAGCTCGCGGCCAACGGGGAGCTCCTCGGCGGGCAGCCGCTCGCGGACCCGGCCTCGGCCAGGCTCTACCGCTGGGACGCCGGAGAGCCGGTCGTCACCGACGGCCCCTACTCCGAGGCCAAGGAGCATCTGGCCGGCTTCTTCCTGATCGACGTCGAGTCCCAGGAGAGAGCCGAAGAGGTCGTACGCAGCTTCAGTGGCCCCGGTGAGACGGTCGAGCTACGCCCGGTGGCAACCTACTGA
- a CDS encoding RNA polymerase sigma factor, with protein sequence MTVTGVEDVWRQESAHVLGALLRVHPDLSDCEDAAQEALIAASQRWSCDGLPADPRAWLIRVAHRRLIDQLRADSARTRRELADGMARRLDDPDPVAPEIGSAYDDSLRLMMMCAHPALRRPSQVAITLRCVGGLTTAEIAAAYLVPEATMGQRLSRARATLKNEEFCSPAPDELPERIACVLDVCHLIFNEGHTRTSGPDLQGIELTEEAIRLTRMVRGILPEHDEATGLLALMLLTQARSCGRVDHLGDLIPLKDQDRSQWDRELIREGVALLEEVLPEGPVGRYQLQAAIAAVHAEAESYEATDWLQINLLYGMLAQVAPSPAVTLNRAVAVAMSLGPEHGIEIVRDLLEHPAMQRHHRAHAVLAHLLEQSGDLATAREHYVLAARLTQSVPEQRYLNRRVEALDQS encoded by the coding sequence ATGACGGTGACGGGAGTCGAGGACGTGTGGCGGCAGGAGTCCGCCCATGTCCTCGGCGCCCTGCTGCGGGTCCATCCCGATCTGTCCGACTGCGAGGATGCCGCCCAGGAGGCGCTGATCGCGGCCAGCCAGCGATGGTCCTGCGACGGTCTGCCGGCCGATCCCCGGGCCTGGCTCATCCGGGTGGCTCACCGGCGGCTGATCGACCAGCTGCGAGCGGACTCGGCGCGCACCCGGCGCGAGCTCGCCGACGGGATGGCGCGGCGGCTCGACGACCCGGACCCGGTGGCTCCCGAGATCGGCTCGGCCTACGACGACTCGCTGCGGCTGATGATGATGTGCGCGCATCCCGCGCTGCGCCGCCCCTCCCAGGTCGCGATCACGCTGCGGTGCGTGGGCGGCCTGACGACGGCGGAGATCGCGGCTGCGTACCTGGTTCCGGAGGCGACCATGGGGCAGCGGCTCAGCCGGGCACGGGCGACGCTGAAGAACGAGGAGTTCTGCTCGCCGGCGCCCGACGAGCTGCCCGAGCGGATCGCGTGCGTGCTCGACGTCTGCCACCTGATCTTCAACGAGGGCCACACCCGCACCAGCGGCCCGGACCTGCAGGGCATCGAGCTCACCGAGGAGGCGATCCGGCTGACCCGGATGGTGCGCGGCATCCTGCCGGAGCACGACGAGGCCACCGGTCTGCTCGCCCTCATGCTGCTGACCCAGGCGCGCTCGTGCGGGCGCGTCGACCACCTCGGTGACCTGATCCCGCTCAAGGACCAGGACCGCTCGCAGTGGGACCGCGAGCTGATCCGCGAAGGCGTCGCGCTGCTGGAGGAGGTGCTCCCCGAGGGACCGGTGGGCCGCTACCAGCTGCAGGCGGCGATCGCCGCGGTCCACGCCGAGGCGGAGTCGTACGAGGCCACCGACTGGCTCCAGATCAACCTGCTCTACGGGATGCTGGCCCAGGTCGCACCCTCGCCGGCGGTCACGCTCAACCGGGCCGTCGCGGTGGCGATGAGCCTCGGCCCGGAGCACGGCATCGAGATCGTACGCGACCTGCTGGAGCACCCCGCGATGCAGCGGCACCACCGGGCCCATGCCGTGCTGGCGCACCTGCTCGAGCAGTCCGGCGACCTCGCGACCGCCCGCGAGCACTATGTGCTGGCGGCGCGCCTGACCCAGAGCGTGCCGGAGCAGCGCTACCTGAACCGCCGGGTCGAGGCGCTCGACCAGTCGTGA
- a CDS encoding TMEM165/GDT1 family protein has product MYAFLLSTAVIFVAELGDKSQLMAMTFATRYRARDVILGITAATAIVHLASVAIGALIGDAFAEHQHYITIVAGLAFLVFAAWTLRGDELTEDEAKKARNSRGMAIIAVGIAFFLAELGDKTMLATITLATQEGWLGTWIGSTVGMVAADALAIGVGALLGRNLPEKVIKYGAAALFAIFGIILVLDGIVQL; this is encoded by the coding sequence GTGTACGCCTTCCTGCTGTCGACCGCGGTCATCTTCGTCGCCGAGCTCGGCGACAAGAGCCAGCTCATGGCGATGACGTTCGCCACCCGCTACCGCGCTCGAGACGTGATCCTCGGGATCACCGCCGCCACCGCGATCGTCCACCTGGCCTCGGTCGCGATCGGCGCGCTCATCGGGGACGCCTTCGCCGAGCACCAGCACTACATCACCATCGTGGCCGGCCTCGCCTTCCTGGTCTTCGCGGCGTGGACCCTGCGCGGCGACGAGCTCACCGAGGACGAGGCCAAGAAGGCCCGCAACAGCCGGGGCATGGCGATCATCGCCGTCGGCATCGCGTTCTTCCTGGCCGAGCTCGGCGACAAGACGATGCTCGCGACGATCACCCTGGCGACCCAGGAGGGCTGGCTCGGCACCTGGATCGGCTCCACCGTCGGGATGGTCGCGGCCGACGCTCTCGCCATCGGCGTCGGCGCACTGCTGGGCCGCAACCTTCCCGAGAAGGTGATCAAGTACGGCGCCGCCGCACTCTTCGCGATCTTCGGGATCATCCTCGTCCTGGACGGCATCGTCCAGCTCTGA
- a CDS encoding ArsR/SmtB family transcription factor, whose amino-acid sequence MVMTTTASLDALARFGHALSDATRARILMRLREGPAYPADLADSLGATRQAVSNHLACLRGCGLVVAVPEGRRTRYELVDQRVAHALADLHGLVLVTDKAACADADELGCC is encoded by the coding sequence ATGGTGATGACGACGACGGCCTCCCTGGACGCGCTCGCGCGCTTCGGCCACGCGCTCTCCGACGCCACCCGTGCCCGGATCCTGATGCGACTGCGCGAGGGACCTGCGTACCCGGCCGACCTGGCGGACTCGCTCGGCGCGACCCGGCAGGCCGTCTCGAACCACCTGGCCTGCCTGCGTGGCTGCGGTCTGGTGGTGGCCGTCCCCGAGGGGCGGCGTACGCGCTACGAGCTGGTCGACCAGCGCGTGGCCCACGCTCTGGCGGATCTCCACGGACTGGTCCTGGTCACCGACAAGGCCGCCTGTGCCGACGCCGATGAGCTGGGGTGCTGCTGA
- a CDS encoding cation diffusion facilitator family transporter has product MGHGHGHGAAGHAGGRYRSRLAVTFALVAGFLVVELVAGAWSGSLALVSDAGHMGADAVALGAALLATRMAARPDTTGRRTYGSYRAEVFASGLTVLIMLGAAAYVVVEAVGRIGAETEVQTGAMLVVGALGLVVNVVSMLLLRAGAAESLNVKGAYFEVVADAAGSVGVIVAGVIVALTGQAWWDTGVAVAIGLFVAVRAVVLGREVLAVLGQEIPDGLVVDAVVADLEAIPGVEDAHDLHVWTLTSGMNVATAHLTLAEDADSQDVLARAQRMLATEHRIEHATLQTETAPTPQCLEVTW; this is encoded by the coding sequence ATGGGGCACGGACACGGTCACGGCGCCGCCGGCCACGCCGGCGGAAGGTATCGGTCGCGGCTCGCAGTCACGTTCGCCCTCGTCGCGGGCTTCCTGGTCGTCGAGCTGGTCGCCGGCGCGTGGTCGGGCTCGCTCGCGCTGGTCTCCGACGCCGGCCACATGGGCGCCGACGCCGTCGCGCTCGGAGCGGCGCTGCTGGCGACCAGGATGGCGGCGCGGCCGGACACCACCGGCCGGCGCACCTACGGCTCCTATCGTGCCGAGGTCTTCGCCTCGGGGCTGACGGTGCTGATCATGCTCGGGGCCGCGGCGTACGTCGTCGTGGAGGCCGTCGGGCGGATCGGCGCCGAGACCGAGGTGCAGACCGGCGCGATGCTCGTGGTCGGTGCGCTCGGTCTGGTGGTCAACGTCGTCTCGATGCTGTTGCTGCGCGCCGGCGCCGCCGAGTCGCTCAACGTCAAGGGCGCCTACTTCGAGGTGGTCGCCGATGCCGCGGGCAGCGTCGGCGTGATCGTGGCCGGTGTGATCGTCGCGCTCACCGGCCAGGCGTGGTGGGACACCGGTGTCGCGGTGGCGATCGGGCTCTTCGTGGCGGTCCGGGCCGTCGTGCTGGGACGCGAGGTCCTGGCCGTGCTCGGGCAGGAGATCCCCGACGGTCTGGTGGTGGATGCCGTCGTCGCCGACCTGGAGGCGATCCCGGGGGTCGAGGACGCCCACGATCTGCACGTCTGGACCCTCACCTCGGGGATGAACGTCGCCACCGCGCACCTCACGCTCGCCGAGGATGCCGACTCGCAGGACGTCCTCGCCCGGGCCCAGCGGATGCTCGCGACCGAGCACCGGATCGAGCACGCGACGCTGCAGACCGAGACCGCTCCGACGCCGCAGTGCCTCGAGGTGACGTGGTGA